The uncultured Methanomethylovorans sp. genome contains a region encoding:
- a CDS encoding glycosyltransferase family 2 protein has product MKLIVMIPAYNEEKTIQKVIKEIPRKIEGIDKVEVLVINDGSTDSTIKVASEAGADYVISQKENRGLAFAFRTGLEACLERGADIIVNTDADFQYNQNQIPDLIAPILQGKADVVLGSRFSGHIEYMPPQKKIGNILATRVTRMASGYPVTDAQTGFRAFTRDAALRMNILADYTYVQETIMQAVNHNLTLVEIPIEFRKREGNSRLMSGVLHYAQRATAVILRTYRDYEPMKVFASIGFVFLVVAALSGVTVLVQYLTTGVVVPNISYAILTTMLCLTGLQVLVFGLIADMLKYQRIREEEILYRLKKIEME; this is encoded by the coding sequence ATGAAGCTCATTGTGATGATACCAGCCTACAATGAAGAAAAAACCATTCAAAAAGTGATCAAAGAGATACCCCGTAAAATAGAGGGAATAGATAAAGTAGAAGTTCTTGTAATAAACGACGGTTCTACAGATTCTACTATTAAAGTTGCATCAGAAGCGGGTGCAGACTATGTTATATCTCAAAAAGAAAATCGTGGATTGGCATTTGCTTTCCGTACAGGGCTTGAAGCATGTCTGGAAAGGGGAGCTGATATAATTGTCAATACCGATGCAGATTTCCAATATAACCAAAATCAAATACCTGATCTGATTGCTCCTATTCTTCAAGGCAAAGCTGATGTGGTATTAGGTTCCCGTTTTAGCGGGCACATAGAATACATGCCACCTCAGAAAAAAATAGGTAATATTCTGGCTACCCGTGTGACACGTATGGCTTCCGGTTATCCTGTGACAGATGCACAAACAGGCTTCAGAGCCTTCACAAGAGATGCTGCACTAAGAATGAACATTCTGGCTGACTATACATATGTCCAGGAAACCATTATGCAGGCTGTTAATCATAACTTGACCTTGGTTGAGATCCCCATTGAGTTTAGGAAAAGAGAAGGTAATTCAAGACTTATGTCAGGAGTCTTACATTATGCTCAGCGTGCTACTGCTGTGATCTTACGCACATATCGTGATTATGAACCAATGAAGGTCTTTGCTTCCATAGGTTTTGTGTTCCTGGTTGTCGCAGCGTTATCAGGAGTAACGGTATTGGTTCAATATTTAACTACCGGCGTTGTAGTTCCAAATATCTCTTACGCAATACTTACAACAATGCTATGTTTAACTGGTTTACAGGTCCTTGTGTTTGGTCTGATAGCTGATATGCTGAAATATCAGAGAATACGAGAGGAAGAAATATTGTACCGCTTAAAGAAAATAGAGATGGAATAA
- a CDS encoding AbrB/MazE/SpoVT family DNA-binding domain-containing protein — protein MPVLQEVNGQYTMTIPKNIVEMEGLKKGDKIKIIKVQGYLALEPVR, from the coding sequence ATGCCAGTTCTCCAGGAAGTAAACGGACAATACACAATGACAATTCCAAAAAACATCGTTGAAATGGAAGGCCTCAAAAAAGGAGACAAAATCAAAATAATTAAGGTACAGGGTTATTTAGCACTCGAACCAGTAAGGTAA
- a CDS encoding glycosyltransferase, whose protein sequence is MNIIVTTSSFPRDKDDYKARWILELGQEFLKEGLIPSILCPHVAGSKAYEVIDGIEVYRFRYAPERYESLGYGNFLPHEKCSSRIGVLIQYCFNSILIASMLFFMFLSLSRLRKRKNAELIFSNWAFPAGLVSAVYRQISGVPSVLKVYGTDLVFLKRFKLGSLAKYILNKHDSVIAISDYTKDYALSFGADPDKISVFPVGSNYPIIHSPVSLDNFKRKLCLSGRPVIFTVHRLIPLKGTSFLIKAMSKIVSVHPDVLLVIGGEGPERNMLESLTISNHLEYNVLFTGLVPNEELPLFYEACDVYVIPSITDKWGNAEGLGMPALEAMSYGKPVVGFDSGGPGLTITDGLNGFKVPEKDWEAMADKIILLLSDPVLRNKIGVTGKSIFNDEYRWNKVGQRYAEVLNNAVKG, encoded by the coding sequence ATGAATATAATTGTAACAACATCATCTTTTCCAAGGGATAAAGATGACTATAAAGCCCGATGGATATTGGAATTGGGGCAAGAGTTTTTGAAAGAAGGCTTGATTCCATCTATTTTATGTCCGCATGTGGCAGGTTCCAAGGCTTACGAAGTAATAGATGGCATAGAAGTCTATCGATTCAGGTATGCACCAGAAAGATATGAATCCCTTGGGTATGGCAATTTTTTGCCACATGAAAAATGCAGTTCCCGTATTGGTGTTCTTATTCAGTACTGCTTCAATTCTATATTGATAGCCAGTATGCTATTTTTTATGTTCTTAAGCCTTAGTAGGCTCAGGAAGAGGAAGAACGCTGAACTTATTTTCTCTAATTGGGCTTTTCCTGCTGGTCTTGTCTCTGCAGTATATCGACAGATATCAGGTGTACCTTCTGTTCTGAAAGTATATGGGACTGACCTGGTGTTTCTTAAAAGGTTCAAATTAGGGTCATTGGCTAAATATATCCTTAATAAGCATGATTCGGTAATAGCTATCAGTGACTATACCAAAGATTATGCACTGAGTTTTGGTGCAGACCCTGACAAGATATCAGTATTCCCGGTTGGCAGCAACTATCCTATCATACATTCTCCAGTATCGTTGGATAACTTTAAAAGAAAGTTGTGTCTATCAGGCAGACCTGTCATATTTACTGTGCACAGATTAATCCCACTAAAAGGCACATCTTTTTTGATAAAGGCAATGAGCAAAATAGTCTCCGTTCACCCCGATGTATTGCTAGTCATAGGAGGTGAGGGTCCAGAGCGCAACATGCTAGAATCTCTTACCATTAGCAATCATCTTGAATATAATGTGCTATTTACAGGTCTGGTTCCAAATGAAGAGCTTCCTCTCTTTTATGAAGCATGCGATGTATATGTAATACCTTCTATTACCGATAAGTGGGGAAATGCAGAAGGTTTGGGTATGCCTGCTCTAGAGGCAATGAGCTATGGGAAACCGGTTGTAGGATTTGATTCAGGTGGTCCAGGTCTGACTATTACTGATGGATTGAATGGATTCAAAGTTCCTGAAAAGGACTGGGAAGCCATGGCAGATAAGATTATTCTTTTGCTCTCTGATCCAGTTTTAAGAAATAAGATCGGTGTTACTGGAAAGTCAATATTCAATGATGAGTACCGCTGGAACAAAGTTGGACAACGTTATGCGGAGGTGCTTAATAATGCAGTTAAAGGATAA